Sequence from the Synergistaceae bacterium genome:
TCATCAGCCGCTGAAGGATATTCTGGTTCTGCTTCGACATGCTCTTAACCTCAGACTTCGACACGCCGGAGACCCCCGAAACCTCTGTGAAGTCGTTGTAGAAGTCAGCAACCTCATTCCCGATTATCACCTGAAACTGTCCGGCCTGCGTGAACGTTCCCTTTACGCACTTGATGGCCTCGATGCGCTTAATGTCCGCGTTCTTGGGGTCGCCGAGAACGAAGCGCATTCGTGTGATGCAGTGCGACACTGCTACGATGTTTTCCTTGCCCCCGATTGCGGCGAGGAGTTCCTTTGCTTCTGATGCAAATTTGCCCATGAAATTCGCCTCCTGTAAAATTTGGGGTAATGTGAAGTGAGAGAATTATACAGGGAGATAGTTATTCGATGCATATATATTTCGGCTTAGGCTCAAACTTGGGCGACAGGTTACAGAACTTGCGGGACGCGCTCGCAAAACTCGGGACGCTCGGGAAACTTGAGGCTGTCAGCGGAGTGTACGAGACTTCTGCGTGGGGAGGAGTGTCCCAGCCCGACTACCTGAACGCGTGTGTGAAGATTGAAGGTGAGTTTGCGCCGCTGGAGCTTCTTCACAGGGTCAAAGCCTTCGAGGTGGAACTTGGCCGGGTGCCGTCCGTGCGGTGGGGCGAAAGGAAGATTGACATTGATATACTGCTGATTGATGATGCGGTGTACCACTCGGAGGAGCTGGACATTCCGCACATAAGAATCCCTGAGCGAATGTTCGTGCTTGTGCCTCTGGGTGATGTTGTGCCGGAAGGCTGGAGGCATCCCGTGAACGGAAAGACCATCAGCGAAATGCTTAACGCTCTGCCGCATGAAGAATCTCTTTCTGCGATAGAGTATAATCTGTAAATTCCCAATCACAACATTAAGGAGGAAAGTCTATGAGCAGATTAGTATCACGCCGCGACTTCCTGAAAGTTTCCGCCGCCGGAGCAGCAAGCGTCGCAGTGTCGGCAATGCTGGGCAGTACAGCTTCAGCACAGGAAGCCAAGAAGATCTACACGCCCGGAACTTACACCGCGAGTGCACGCGGCCTTGAAAGCAACGTGAAGGTAACGATGACGTTCGACGAGACGAGCATACTTGACGTTGTCGTTGACACCAGCGACGAGACTCCTGGTATCGGACAGCCTGCCGGAGCAGTACTCGCCGAGCAGCTCAAGAACGCGCAGGGTGCGGAGATTGACGGAGTTTCGGGCGCGACAGTAACCACCAACGCCGCCAAGAAAGCCGCCGCAGACTGTGTAGCTCAGGCAATGGGTCTCTCCGTCGAAGGAGCAGAGGAAGCCGCCGCCGGGCCAAACACTGACTGGCTGGGCAAAGAACCCGAAATCAACGACGCTGACGTTTACGCGGAAGTTACGGCTGATGTCGTGGTTGTGGGTCTCGGGCTGGCAGGAGTCTGTGCCGCTCGTGCCGCCGCAGAACTCGGGGCAAGCGTCATAGGCATAGAGTGCGGAGCTGCACCTAACTGCCGCTCGGGAGAGTTCGCGGTCATCAACAGCCCGACGCTCAACGCACGCTGGCCGGAAAGAGCACTAAATGCTGAGGAGGTCAACACTATCATAGACTCGCACCTCAACGAGTCAGGTTACCGCGCGAAACGCACAATCATGGCCAAGTGGGCGCACAACATCGGAGAAGCCTTCGACTGGTTCATGAAGGGCGACGAGCATCTGTTTATTGCCGACGAGACCAGACAGCCCATCGAGGACGAAAACGCTGATGACTTCCTCGTGCCGATCTACAGGCCTCTTCCATCCTACAAGGACAAGTACGGAGTGGAGCACGTCTACAACTGGAAGGAAGAACGTTTCCCGTGCTTCCCGACCTCCGTAGAGTTTTTGCCGAGCCAGCAGAAAACGTTTATTGCGAACTGGCAGAGGGCATTAGACACCGGCAAGGTCAAAGGATACTTCGGGCACTTCGGCAAGAAGTTAATCATGTCGGACGGCAGGTGCGTGGGAGTCTACGCTCTCGACGACATGCCGGGCTCGCCGACAAAGGGCAAGTACCTCAAGGTTACCGCGTCTAAGGGAGTGATTCTCTCGACGGGAGATTTCGGCTCAAACGATGCGGCAATGTACCACTTCGCGCCCGACATCATGAAGACCCATAAGAACAACAGGCTATTCACCTCGATCGACGTGAACGGACAGCGCACGAATCAGGGCGACGGCCTCCATCTCGGAGCATGGATCGGCGCGAAGGTCAGCGGTTTTGTGTCGCCGATGATTCACCACATGGGCGGCGGAGCGGACTTGTCGGGCGTTGGCGTGATGGGGAATGCGGGCTTCCTGAACCTTGACGTTGACGGAAGACGCTTCATGTGTGAGGATTTGCCGGGACAGCAGCTGGAGAACCAGATTGAGGCGGTACGTCTCATGAAGTCGTGGCAGATCTTCGACTCTGACTGGCCGGAACAGGTTACGCACATGCCCGCCGCACACGGAGGAGCATGCTACTACGAGCCCTACACGTCGATTGAGCAGGCACCCAAGAACAACCGTACCTACCGCAACTGGAAGAGCCCCTACCAGCTTGAAGCCGCAGTCGCTGACGGACGCTGCATCAAGGCCGATACTCTCGAGGAACTCGTGGCCAAGATGTACCCCAACGACCCGAAGGCCCAGCAGACCGCCTTAGCCTCCATCAAACGCTACAACGAGATGTGCACTCAGGGTCTAGACGAGGACTTCAACAAAGTACCATCGCGCCTCGTGCCCGTCGTAAAAGCTCCGTTCTACGCGGACATGTTCAGCACAGCACTTATGCTTACGTGCATAGGAGGCCTCGAGTCAGACGAGGACTGCCACACGTTCAGAGAGATAACCGACGATGAAGGCCGTCAGGTCTGCGGAGACATAATCAGGGGCTTGTACGTCGCCGGGAACATGCAGGGAGGACGCTTCGGGCTTCAGTACCCGATCGGCCTCAAAGGCTTGAGCCACGCAATGGCACTCTACTACGGCAAGGTTGCGGGCGAGAACGCCGTCAAGGGAATATAGTTCGGGGGAGGGAACGCGCCTGTTCAGTGTAGGATTCTCGGAACTGCTGGTGATACTGCTGATAGCTTTCGTTGTTGTCGGCCCGAAAGACCTGCCCAAAGTCGCGCGATGGCTGGCAAGGCTGGTCAGGCGTTTCCGTTCCCTCGCGAAGGAAGTACGCGCTGAGCTTCAGCTCGATGACCTTGAACGTGAACTCAGCACCACAGAAGGAAGCATCAATCAGGAACTTGGCCGGCTGAAGTCTGATCTCTCCCTCGAGGACAGCACAGCAGAAATCCGCGAGGGAATAGCTCAGCTCGACAGTTCCATAAAAAGTCAGGAGGAGTAGACGTAATCATGCATCTTGGAATCTCAGAAATATTGTTGTTGATTTTTCTTGCGCTTGTTCTGTTCGGAGGCAGCAAGCTGGGAGGAGTGGGCAAAGCCTTAGGCCGGAGCATCAAGGAGTTCCGGGACGAGCTCAAGGACAAGCCCGCCGAAGGAGAGGACGCGAAGGCATAACGTGGACGGTGAACAGGGGACGCTTCTGTCCCACCTTATGGCACTGCGCAGGGCAGTAGTCGTGTCTGTCGTGTCAGTGCTGGCTGCATTTGTGCTGGTGTACCTTCTGGCAGTGGATTACTTGATGGCATGGATCATCAATCCCATAAAGGCCAAAGGCATCGAGATAATCTACACCGCGATGTCCGAAGCCCTTATCACCAAGCTCAAGGTATCGTTTGTTGCCGCAGTAATACTCTCCAGTCCCATAATAATCTGGGAGCTGTGGAGCTTCATCAGGCCTGCCCTTTACCCGCGCGAGAAAAGAATGTTCAAGCTGATGTTCGGCATTGCACTGACGCTGT
This genomic interval carries:
- the folK gene encoding 2-amino-4-hydroxy-6-hydroxymethyldihydropteridine diphosphokinase produces the protein MHIYFGLGSNLGDRLQNLRDALAKLGTLGKLEAVSGVYETSAWGGVSQPDYLNACVKIEGEFAPLELLHRVKAFEVELGRVPSVRWGERKIDIDILLIDDAVYHSEELDIPHIRIPERMFVLVPLGDVVPEGWRHPVNGKTISEMLNALPHEESLSAIEYNL
- a CDS encoding FAD-binding protein: MSRLVSRRDFLKVSAAGAASVAVSAMLGSTASAQEAKKIYTPGTYTASARGLESNVKVTMTFDETSILDVVVDTSDETPGIGQPAGAVLAEQLKNAQGAEIDGVSGATVTTNAAKKAAADCVAQAMGLSVEGAEEAAAGPNTDWLGKEPEINDADVYAEVTADVVVVGLGLAGVCAARAAAELGASVIGIECGAAPNCRSGEFAVINSPTLNARWPERALNAEEVNTIIDSHLNESGYRAKRTIMAKWAHNIGEAFDWFMKGDEHLFIADETRQPIEDENADDFLVPIYRPLPSYKDKYGVEHVYNWKEERFPCFPTSVEFLPSQQKTFIANWQRALDTGKVKGYFGHFGKKLIMSDGRCVGVYALDDMPGSPTKGKYLKVTASKGVILSTGDFGSNDAAMYHFAPDIMKTHKNNRLFTSIDVNGQRTNQGDGLHLGAWIGAKVSGFVSPMIHHMGGGADLSGVGVMGNAGFLNLDVDGRRFMCEDLPGQQLENQIEAVRLMKSWQIFDSDWPEQVTHMPAAHGGACYYEPYTSIEQAPKNNRTYRNWKSPYQLEAAVADGRCIKADTLEELVAKMYPNDPKAQQTALASIKRYNEMCTQGLDEDFNKVPSRLVPVVKAPFYADMFSTALMLTCIGGLESDEDCHTFREITDDEGRQVCGDIIRGLYVAGNMQGGRFGLQYPIGLKGLSHAMALYYGKVAGENAVKGI
- a CDS encoding twin-arginine translocase TatA/TatE family subunit, whose protein sequence is MILLIAFVVVGPKDLPKVARWLARLVRRFRSLAKEVRAELQLDDLERELSTTEGSINQELGRLKSDLSLEDSTAEIREGIAQLDSSIKSQEE
- a CDS encoding twin-arginine translocase TatA/TatE family subunit, whose protein sequence is MHLGISEILLLIFLALVLFGGSKLGGVGKALGRSIKEFRDELKDKPAEGEDAKA